The DNA segment ACGGTAGCACTATCGATGGCGGCTTAGGAGTCCGAGGACGAGTAAATACGTTGAAAGCCTTTCACGCTAAAACCATTCATGCGTTTATTACCCACTAAAATCACCGGTACCCCTTTTGCCCCTAGGGCCTTGTATTCGCGTTTGGCCTGCGGGTTTTTATCAATGTCTAATTCTATAAACGGTATGCCTTGGGCGATAAAATATTGTTTCGCTTTCTTGCAGTAGCCGCACCAAACGGCGGAATACATTTTAACCGTGCGGCTAACAATGCTGCTGTTTTGGGGTAGCGACTCAAAGGATACATGCTGGTAGCTATTCATTTGTAAGGTGACGGTTTCTACCGGCTGCTGGGTGTCTTTACTATCACTAAAGTGCACCCGGCCGTTTTCATCTACCCACTTATATATTTCGCTATAGCTTAGCGATGAAAAACTTAACAATAGGGTCGTGGTTAGCAGTATGGCTAAACGGGGCATGCCTACTATTCCTTGGCTATTACGTTAAATGGCTATGAGTGATAAACACTATAGCTGCCTGGGGGCAAAAAAGATGATGGCCATGCCCAACAGTGCCACTAGGCTACCGACTATATCCCAGACGCTGGGGTTAATGCCATCTACCAGCCACAGCCAGATTATAGCCATACCTATATAGACACCACCATAGGCGGCATACACGCGCCCGGCCGCTTCGGGGTGCAGCGATAGTAACCAGGCAAAGGCGGCCAAGCAGATAGCGGCGGGGATGAGTAGCAAGGCGCTTTTGCCCTGCTTTAGCCATAGGTAGGGCAGGTAGCAGCCAGCGATTTCGGCTAGGGCGGTAAGGGCAAATAAGCCTAGGGTTTTAAGTTCAAACATAGCGAGGTTGTGTAGCGGTAATGAATGAGAGGCTTAGTGTAACGTAAAGCATTGCGGTGTTATGAGGTTTTTATGGCTCTATAGTCGCCCGGGGTAATACCAACTACTTGGCGAAACTGGTGAATAAAATGGGCTTGGTCATAAAAGCCCGCTAGGTAGCTGATATCGGTAAGGCTTTGCTGGGCGGGAGCCTGTTTTAATAATTGCCGGGCATAGTCTGCTTGGCGCAGGCGGCTGTATTGTTTTGGGCTTAACCCTAGTTGCTGCTGAAATAGGCGATCGAGTTGCCGTTGGCTTAGCGCTGAGGTTGACGGCAGCATGCTACGTTGAGAGCCAAGCTGGGCCACAGGTTTAAGGCCATGGTTAGCGTTAATCCACTGCAGGGCATAATCCAATCTAGGGTCTAGTACGGGCCGCGGGCCCAGCTGTGCCAGCAGTACGTTTTCTATGTGCGCCACTCTAGCGTGGCCGGTGCTTAGCGCCGCTAATTGCTCGGCCAGCTCATCGCCCAGCGTAGGCAGTGCCAGCTGGTCGGGGTTGACCATGCTATCTAGCAGCTCGATTAACGGTAGCGCGAGTATGGCGCGACCCTTGCCGGGGTGAAAGCGCACGCCGAAGGTGTCGACTTCATTAGCCAGCCACAGTTGTGCGGAGCGGCGGTTGGGTCCGATGACGAAGCTGCCCTGGCCTAGGCTGATGTTATTGAGGCTTATGCTATCGGCAAAATTAAAAATAATGCCGCTGCCACCTTCAGGGTGCATAAACTCAGGGGTTTGTGACGGTGACGCCTGACGTAGGTTAATCTGCCAATAGCATTGCACATAGGGCGCCAGTGCCGGCTGCGGGGCATAGCGTTGAAAACCGAGATGAGACAATGAGTGCATCGCCGTGAGCCTAAAGAACAATGGGAGCAGTATAACAAAAGCCTAGTACGAAAAAAGTACGGCCCCTAAGAAAGCTGACGATGGCGAAAATATACAATGCACGGCAGCCGTATAGGCATAGGCTATGACTCAGATTTGAATCATTAGCGATAGAGGAATTACTCATGCCAGAACAACTGAATTATTACCAAGTGGCCCCCGATGCCATGGCTGCCTTTATAGGGCTGGAGCGTTATCTCAGTGCGCAACATGATGAGCAGGGGTTGAGTGAAAAACTTATAGAGTTAGTCAAAATTCGAGTTTCGCAATTAAACGGCTGTGCCTATTGCCTAGACATGCACAACAAAGATAGCCGCGCCCTGGCGGAAACCGAGCAGCGTTTGTATGCGCTTAGTGCCTGGCGGGAAGCGCCGTTTTATTCCCCGCAAGAACGCGCGGCATTAGCCTGGTGTGAAACCCTAACGCAATGGCAGCAGGCGGAGCAGCGCCCAGAGCAGCTACAACAGCTACGAACCTTGTTCGATGATAAAGCCATAGTCGATTTAACCCTTACCATTACTAATATCAATACGTGGAATCGTTTAGCGCTGTGTTTTGGTGCCGATGTGGGCTCTTATAAGGTCGGCCAGTTTGATCACATACTTAAATCATCGTAATAAGCTGTAAGGAGTAGCGAGATGACATGCGTAATAAACCTTTTCCGCTTGCTTGCCGTGTGGCTATTGCTAGCCACTACCGCGCAGGCCTATGAACAGGCGCTGCTGAACTTGCCGGCCAGCGACATTAACGGCAAGCCCGTAGCGGTGTCCCAGCTGCTGGGTAAAAGGCCGCAGTATATAAAATTCTGGGCCAGTTGGTGCGTGCCCTGCAATCAGCAAATGCCGCACTTTGTCGAAGCGTCGCAACACTATGGCGACAGCCTTGCATTCTTATCAGTCAATATAGATTTAAATGAAGACAGGGCGGCAGTGCTAGCGATGATAGAAAAATACGGCATGAGCATGCCGACGGTACAAGATAGTGACGGCCGATTAAGTCAGGCCTTTGATTTGCTGGGCACGCCTTTGCATATCTTAATCGATGGTCAAGGTCGGGTCGTACACAAGGGTCATAAGGTGGATGCGCGCCTAAAGCAGCGGCTGGCCATGTTGGCTAGTAGCGACAGCTACCTAGAGCGCGTTAATATCGTCGAGGGCCAGCACAGCAGCGCATTGCCAGTGCTAGCTCAGCAGGGTCTTAGCGCGCTGTATTTTACCGCGACGTGGTGTGATTGGTATTTAGCAGAGTCTAGGCCTGAGCAAAGTAAAAACTGTGTGCAGGGCCAGCAGGTGCTGAAGCAATTGCTAGTGGCTTATCCCACACTGAGCCTACAGACATGGGTTTCACGCTTATGGACCGAGCTTGCCGACGTTGCCGACTATAAGCAAAAATATCAGCTTAGTAGCGAAGTGTTGATAGATAAAAATAACGCGGCCTCTGTTCGCTATGGCGTTAAAACACTGCCCACTTTATTGCTGTTTAAAAATGGTAGCGAGGTGCTGCGCATTAAGGACTTCTCCTCATACCTCCATGTTCAGCAGCAGCTAGCTAACAGGATGTAGTAACCGCCAAGCAGGGACGATAGCGTTCTATTGGATTAACGTAGCCTTATTTATAGATGATACATAAGGCGGTCTGTAAAGGCTAAGTAGTAGAGTCGAGGAGGTTAGCTACGGCTTTAGTAAAGCTATTAATTAATCGCCGGCAGCGCCATGGTTATAAATCCATTTTGCCGCACGGCCGCGGCCAGTGCTTTGCAGTAGGCCTAGTTTGCGGCAGTCACGGACCACCTTACGTATCATATCTGGTCCTATGCTGGGCAGTTGCTGCTGTAACTCGCTTAAAGAAAAGGGCCGCTCGAAGCTGGCCAGCGTTTGTTGTATCAATTGGGTTTTACTGCCGCGTTTATTGCTGATGCCGTTTTGCGCGCAGGCCTGTTCAAAGCCTTGATAGCACTGCTGCAACAGCTGCCAGCAATACATTAACCAGTCTTGCAGCGGTGCCTGTTGTCGGCTGCAGGCATAGAGCTGGGTATAAAACTGCGGGTCGGTGCGCAGTATCAAGGCTTCCATACTTTGATACTGCAACACCTCATGGCCTTGCTCTATTAATAGCTCTCTAAGGAGCAATAGTGCGATGCGGCGGTTGCCATTTAAAAAGGGGAACAGCTGCAATAGGTCGTAGATAAAAACCGGTATGGCGATTAAGGGCTCTACTTCGGCGGCGATGTGCCCGCGTAACTGTTGCAGCGCTAGCTCAATGCTCTCGGTGACGGGATTGCTATGGCTGGCGATGACAAGTTGTTGGCCACTTTGGTGACGTAGCGGTAATGTTAACTTCAGGCTGCGCCATTGCCCGCCCTTGGGGTGTAGCTGCTGGTGCAGTTGCTGTATCTGTGTAGCG comes from the Dasania marina DSM 21967 genome and includes:
- a CDS encoding glutaredoxin domain-containing protein produces the protein MPRLAILLTTTLLLSFSSLSYSEIYKWVDENGRVHFSDSKDTQQPVETVTLQMNSYQHVSFESLPQNSSIVSRTVKMYSAVWCGYCKKAKQYFIAQGIPFIELDIDKNPQAKREYKALGAKGVPVILVGNKRMNGFSVKGFQRIYSSSDS
- a CDS encoding YnfA family protein codes for the protein MFELKTLGLFALTALAEIAGCYLPYLWLKQGKSALLLIPAAICLAAFAWLLSLHPEAAGRVYAAYGGVYIGMAIIWLWLVDGINPSVWDIVGSLVALLGMAIIFFAPRQL
- a CDS encoding AraC family transcriptional regulator, with the protein product MHSLSHLGFQRYAPQPALAPYVQCYWQINLRQASPSQTPEFMHPEGGSGIIFNFADSISLNNISLGQGSFVIGPNRRSAQLWLANEVDTFGVRFHPGKGRAILALPLIELLDSMVNPDQLALPTLGDELAEQLAALSTGHARVAHIENVLLAQLGPRPVLDPRLDYALQWINANHGLKPVAQLGSQRSMLPSTSALSQRQLDRLFQQQLGLSPKQYSRLRQADYARQLLKQAPAQQSLTDISYLAGFYDQAHFIHQFRQVVGITPGDYRAIKTS
- a CDS encoding carboxymuconolactone decarboxylase family protein, whose protein sequence is MPEQLNYYQVAPDAMAAFIGLERYLSAQHDEQGLSEKLIELVKIRVSQLNGCAYCLDMHNKDSRALAETEQRLYALSAWREAPFYSPQERAALAWCETLTQWQQAEQRPEQLQQLRTLFDDKAIVDLTLTITNINTWNRLALCFGADVGSYKVGQFDHILKSS
- a CDS encoding redoxin domain-containing protein, which codes for MTCVINLFRLLAVWLLLATTAQAYEQALLNLPASDINGKPVAVSQLLGKRPQYIKFWASWCVPCNQQMPHFVEASQHYGDSLAFLSVNIDLNEDRAAVLAMIEKYGMSMPTVQDSDGRLSQAFDLLGTPLHILIDGQGRVVHKGHKVDARLKQRLAMLASSDSYLERVNIVEGQHSSALPVLAQQGLSALYFTATWCDWYLAESRPEQSKNCVQGQQVLKQLLVAYPTLSLQTWVSRLWTELADVADYKQKYQLSSEVLIDKNNAASVRYGVKTLPTLLLFKNGSEVLRIKDFSSYLHVQQQLANRM
- a CDS encoding Fic family protein, which gives rise to MTTPQLPHILALSFSLLQAQQLASLKYQQGRYAAQASISPDWLASLIRYNDQQADLLLSTLTLDGTAFNYQQAITYSRSLHLADLSATQIQQLHQQLHPKGGQWRSLKLTLPLRHQSGQQLVIASHSNPVTESIELALQQLRGHIAAEVEPLIAIPVFIYDLLQLFPFLNGNRRIALLLLRELLIEQGHEVLQYQSMEALILRTDPQFYTQLYACSRQQAPLQDWLMYCWQLLQQCYQGFEQACAQNGISNKRGSKTQLIQQTLASFERPFSLSELQQQLPSIGPDMIRKVVRDCRKLGLLQSTGRGRAAKWIYNHGAAGD